One part of the Bacillota bacterium genome encodes these proteins:
- a CDS encoding DUF2600 family protein, translating to MVITWTEGRPAFPAILGVCLSQLSLARAELRYLEGQARRLCPPGILPLALDSLHNKAFHSIGGSVYACAPGVPAAARRDLTATIVALQTLSDYLDTLVDRSSCTDQCVHERLHRAFTDAVGAGGGGQSRGCGAASTGPRVGPRVEPRIAPASYFDGFPLGYDGGYLELLVRRVRGGTARLPAYRVVADPVMSLATLYGEMQSRKHTAHETRERSMDLWYRERCRHNMTWWEFGAAAGSTLGVFALLALAAGPGAGAPEAVRVAGAYFPYVCALHIMLDYLVDREEDHLHGDLNFTVYYDSLDAVTLTLSRFFTEAEARLGALDGGAFHLTVLRGLPALYFSDPKVRSSGLDGVTVRLLGQTGVDGARFFSLCRVLRRLGAL from the coding sequence ATGGTGATTACTTGGACGGAAGGAAGGCCGGCGTTCCCGGCCATCCTGGGCGTGTGCCTCAGCCAACTCAGCCTGGCGCGCGCGGAGCTACGGTATCTCGAGGGCCAGGCCAGGCGTCTGTGCCCGCCAGGGATCCTGCCGCTGGCGCTGGATTCCCTGCACAACAAGGCGTTTCACTCGATCGGTGGCTCTGTTTACGCGTGCGCGCCCGGTGTACCAGCTGCGGCGAGGCGCGACCTGACAGCCACAATCGTGGCGCTCCAGACGCTCAGTGATTACCTCGACACGCTGGTGGACCGCTCGAGTTGCACGGATCAGTGCGTACACGAGAGATTGCACAGGGCGTTCACCGACGCCGTCGGCGCTGGGGGAGGCGGCCAGTCACGAGGCTGCGGTGCGGCTAGCACAGGGCCGCGCGTGGGGCCGCGCGTGGAGCCGCGCATTGCGCCGGCCTCCTACTTCGACGGATTCCCCCTGGGCTACGACGGAGGGTACCTCGAACTGCTGGTGAGGCGTGTACGGGGCGGGACCGCGAGGCTTCCCGCGTATCGCGTCGTAGCGGATCCCGTGATGTCACTTGCCACCCTGTACGGCGAGATGCAGAGCCGTAAGCACACGGCGCACGAGACGAGGGAACGGTCCATGGACCTGTGGTACCGCGAGAGGTGCCGGCACAACATGACATGGTGGGAGTTCGGGGCCGCAGCAGGATCTACGCTGGGCGTTTTCGCCCTTCTCGCCCTGGCTGCCGGTCCTGGCGCTGGCGCTCCCGAAGCTGTGCGGGTAGCCGGCGCGTATTTCCCGTACGTGTGCGCCCTTCACATAATGCTGGACTACCTGGTCGACAGGGAGGAAGACCACCTTCACGGGGACCTGAACTTCACTGTGTACTACGACTCCCTCGACGCGGTCACCCTGACTCTGAGCAGGTTCTTTACCGAGGCGGAAGCGCGGCTTGGCGCCCTCGACGGTGGGGCTTTTCACCTGACGGTCCTCAGGGGACTTCCCGCATTGTACTTCTCAGACCCCAAGGTCAGGTCAAGCGGTCTGGACGGAGTCACCGTCAGGCTGCTGGGCCAGACGGGTGTCGACGGGGCAAGGTTCTTCTCCCTGTGCAGGGTCTTGCGCCGGCTCGGGGCGCTGTAG
- a CDS encoding polyprenyl synthetase family protein produces the protein MPIARSCIGSIVAPLTRAGGVLDATYELGGREQTTDRLIKKETCYLRPSGSFFPAATIAPGLDQVKDRLSALLDVDGAMAGPAAYLKQTTGKLLRPALTLACAALAGGVSEEAINTAVAVELIHTASLVHDDVVDQADLRRGLPSVRFVFGNRAAVLLGDYLFTTAFEMLNRSLKRSIVRLLSRTIRTMSSSELMQLGRLYALHASEDEYMRYIDCKTASLMSACCEAGSIAGGAGHRKIKLLASFGWNLGMAYQVADDITDIAGAAEENGKPSGVDLRAGVVTIPLIRLLTDAGWAERVNRLWNGEGSTDRDAAEILEGMRTTGCLAYAAKVARRHCRAALECLQDLDPAPEADMLRSIVTLIDGRCGPCPAQLQRPEPAQDPAQGEEPCPVDTRLAQQPDGDSVQTA, from the coding sequence ATGCCGATCGCGCGATCCTGCATCGGCAGCATCGTTGCGCCCCTGACCCGTGCCGGCGGTGTTCTGGACGCGACGTATGAACTCGGCGGGCGTGAACAGACTACGGATCGTCTGATCAAAAAGGAGACGTGCTATTTGCGCCCATCAGGGTCCTTCTTCCCGGCGGCGACCATCGCCCCCGGCCTGGATCAGGTCAAAGACAGGCTATCGGCGCTCCTCGACGTGGACGGGGCGATGGCGGGACCGGCGGCGTACCTCAAACAGACGACGGGAAAACTGCTTAGACCGGCGCTCACGCTGGCCTGCGCAGCCCTCGCCGGGGGGGTCTCCGAGGAAGCGATCAACACGGCCGTCGCCGTAGAACTGATACACACCGCCTCGCTCGTGCATGACGATGTTGTCGACCAGGCCGACTTGCGCCGGGGGTTGCCGTCCGTCCGCTTCGTGTTCGGGAATCGCGCCGCAGTCCTGCTCGGCGACTACCTGTTCACGACGGCCTTCGAGATGCTCAACAGGTCACTCAAGCGCTCGATTGTCAGGCTTCTCTCCCGGACGATCAGGACGATGAGCTCCAGTGAGCTCATGCAGCTCGGGCGGCTTTACGCCCTACACGCCAGTGAGGACGAGTACATGCGGTACATCGACTGTAAGACAGCCAGCCTGATGTCCGCATGTTGTGAAGCCGGCTCGATCGCGGGCGGGGCTGGCCACCGGAAGATAAAGCTGCTCGCGTCCTTCGGCTGGAACCTTGGGATGGCGTACCAGGTAGCCGACGACATAACCGACATCGCGGGGGCGGCCGAGGAGAACGGAAAGCCATCCGGCGTAGACCTCCGCGCGGGCGTCGTGACAATTCCGCTAATCAGGCTGCTGACCGACGCCGGCTGGGCGGAACGCGTAAACCGGTTGTGGAACGGCGAGGGTTCGACTGACCGCGACGCCGCGGAGATCCTGGAGGGCATGCGTACAACGGGGTGCCTTGCGTACGCGGCGAAAGTCGCGCGCCGGCACTGCCGCGCCGCGCTCGAATGCCTCCAGGACCTCGACCCCGCGCCCGAGGCAGACATGCTCCGGAGCATCGTCACCCTCATCGATGGGCGCTGTGGGCCCTGCCCGGCGCAGCTACAGCGCCCCGAGCCGGCGCAAGACCCTGCACAGGGAGAAGAACCTTGCCCCGTCGACACCCGTCTGGCCCAGCAGCCTGACGGTGACTCCGTCCAGACCGCTTGA
- a CDS encoding CBS domain-containing protein, whose amino-acid sequence MLVSDRMIRNPVCVTPSTSVSDALDVMKKNGVRRLPVVERGALVGIVTQTDLLRVSPSPASTLAVWEIPALLAKMKVKEAMTSPVISISPDVPLEDAARLMRDKKVGGLPVLSKGKVVGILTETDVFDAFIDLLGVRRGGVRLTVEIEDRIGTLAEVTSLTRDLGIYIVSMVSLPGSGGTAEATFRVMGERIDELVKMLNSTGHKVTHVFPGEAG is encoded by the coding sequence GTGCTGGTAAGTGATAGGATGATCAGGAACCCTGTGTGCGTTACGCCGTCCACGAGTGTATCAGATGCCCTCGATGTCATGAAGAAGAACGGCGTCAGGCGGTTGCCCGTTGTCGAGAGAGGCGCTCTCGTGGGCATAGTCACCCAGACAGACCTCCTCCGGGTTTCGCCCTCGCCTGCCAGTACGCTGGCGGTGTGGGAGATCCCCGCTCTCCTCGCCAAGATGAAGGTCAAGGAGGCCATGACGTCCCCCGTCATCAGCATCTCCCCCGATGTCCCGCTTGAAGATGCTGCGCGACTGATGAGGGACAAGAAGGTGGGCGGCCTGCCGGTCCTCTCGAAAGGCAAAGTTGTGGGCATACTAACGGAGACCGACGTGTTCGACGCCTTCATCGACCTCCTCGGGGTGAGGCGTGGCGGGGTCAGGCTGACGGTCGAGATCGAAGACCGGATCGGCACTCTCGCCGAGGTCACAAGCCTTACCCGCGACTTGGGAATATACATCGTGAGCATGGTCAGCCTTCCGGGTTCGGGAGGAACGGCCGAGGCCACGTTCAGAGTAATGGGCGAACGCATCGACGAGCTCGTCAAGATGCTCAATTCTACCGGGCACAAGGTAACGCACGTGTTCCCGGGCGAGGCGGGCTGA
- a CDS encoding GntR family transcriptional regulator: MLQKDGATPLYLQLKEEIQRHIEEGVYPEGTAIPSERELCQSYGVSRITVRQAIAQAVAEGILFTRQGKGTYVTKRKIDQSLERITGFDRTIAGHGLLPVTSLVEVRRATANDEAASGLGLDRGAPVVKMVLLGMADSEPMALYTSYFTPEVGMAVAEKAVELSRERKPFTSFDLYKLAGVVRPVRAKQAFEAALATGAVARLLKLRGPAAVFVVTSTVEASDGTPVEYRVVHYRSDRYKFSVTREVTD, encoded by the coding sequence TTGCTGCAAAAGGACGGAGCAACCCCACTTTACCTGCAACTCAAGGAAGAGATTCAAAGACACATCGAGGAGGGGGTTTACCCCGAGGGGACCGCGATACCCTCCGAGAGGGAGCTCTGCCAGTCCTACGGTGTGAGCAGGATTACCGTTCGCCAGGCGATCGCCCAGGCGGTCGCCGAAGGCATACTCTTCACTCGCCAGGGTAAGGGCACTTACGTCACCAAGAGGAAGATAGACCAGTCGCTGGAGCGCATCACGGGGTTCGACAGGACGATAGCAGGGCACGGCCTGCTGCCCGTCACGTCACTCGTCGAGGTACGGCGCGCGACGGCCAACGACGAGGCCGCCTCGGGCCTGGGGCTTGACCGCGGTGCGCCTGTAGTCAAAATGGTGCTCCTGGGCATGGCGGACTCCGAGCCAATGGCCCTGTATACATCGTATTTCACCCCCGAGGTCGGAATGGCCGTCGCCGAGAAGGCCGTCGAGCTGAGTCGCGAGCGCAAGCCCTTCACGTCGTTCGACCTGTATAAACTCGCCGGAGTCGTGAGACCAGTGCGGGCGAAGCAGGCGTTCGAGGCGGCGCTGGCCACGGGGGCTGTTGCACGACTGCTCAAGTTGCGGGGCCCCGCAGCCGTTTTCGTCGTCACGTCCACGGTCGAGGCGTCCGACGGGACACCGGTGGAGTACCGCGTAGTCCACTACCGCTCCGACAGGTACAAGTTCTCGGTGACGCGCGAGGTCACCGACTGA
- a CDS encoding Hsp20/alpha crystallin family protein, with product MFGITPWRCRSRVFTDVDDLFNGFWPVTAVSHFGRADIVENEKEYLVEIDLPGLDKNDIVVEVTDGGSLVVKADQKAEQEEKKGYYICKERRMSQFYRTFEFDSDADLGSVEATYRDGVLRLSVPKRQPPEDKSRRVEII from the coding sequence GTGTTTGGCATAACGCCCTGGAGGTGCAGGAGCAGGGTATTCACGGACGTGGACGACCTGTTCAACGGCTTCTGGCCGGTGACCGCGGTCAGCCACTTCGGCCGCGCGGACATCGTTGAGAACGAGAAGGAGTACCTCGTCGAGATCGACCTCCCCGGTCTGGACAAGAACGACATCGTCGTCGAGGTTACGGACGGGGGCTCGCTGGTCGTGAAGGCGGACCAGAAGGCTGAACAGGAAGAGAAAAAGGGATACTACATTTGCAAGGAGCGAAGGATGAGCCAGTTCTACCGCACGTTCGAATTTGACAGCGACGCCGACCTCGGCTCCGTCGAGGCGACGTACCGCGACGGGGTGCTGCGGTTGAGCGTTCCGAAGCGCCAGCCGCCGGAGGATAAGAGCCGCAGGGTCGAGATCATCTAA
- a CDS encoding ornithine carbamoyltransferase yields the protein MHSLLRGHPYLTDMDFSHEELEMTFDLAQELKRQFAVGVPHRLLQDKTLFMIFFDNSTRTRNSFEAGMTQLGGHAHDLTPDRLQIAHGENAKDTASVLSRYGHAIAVRHTVFGEGNKYIREVARYSRVPVFNMQCDMYHPFQILADMFTIRERFGSNLRGLKLVVSWTSAPNYVRPISIPQSLVLMAPRLGMDVVLAHPPEFALMPDIIQQAKQNAADSGTKLEIVQDMDEAMRGADVVYPKSWGPLVYTTDRQEGLSLIDRYSGWCCDSRRMGLARRGAIYMHPLPADRGREVTDEVIDGPQSVVYDQAENRLHVQKAVMALTMGGRP from the coding sequence ATGCATAGCCTGTTGAGAGGCCATCCCTACCTGACGGACATGGATTTCTCGCATGAAGAGCTCGAGATGACCTTCGATCTCGCCCAAGAGTTGAAACGCCAGTTCGCTGTGGGTGTCCCACACCGGTTACTGCAGGACAAGACCCTGTTCATGATATTCTTCGACAACTCGACCAGAACCCGTAACTCTTTTGAAGCGGGAATGACCCAGCTGGGAGGGCATGCTCATGACCTTACGCCGGACAGATTACAGATCGCCCACGGGGAAAATGCGAAGGATACCGCTTCCGTACTTAGCAGATATGGCCACGCCATTGCCGTCCGGCACACCGTGTTCGGGGAGGGTAACAAGTACATTCGCGAAGTAGCCCGATACTCGCGCGTGCCGGTATTCAACATGCAATGCGACATGTATCACCCCTTCCAGATACTCGCGGATATGTTTACCATCAGGGAGCGCTTCGGCAGTAATCTTCGCGGCTTGAAACTGGTCGTATCCTGGACTTCGGCCCCAAATTACGTGCGCCCCATATCGATCCCGCAGAGCCTCGTCCTCATGGCGCCGCGTCTTGGGATGGACGTGGTGCTTGCACACCCCCCGGAATTCGCTTTGATGCCCGATATCATCCAGCAAGCAAAGCAAAACGCGGCGGACTCGGGAACCAAGTTAGAAATCGTCCAAGATATGGACGAGGCCATGCGTGGCGCCGACGTGGTGTACCCGAAGAGCTGGGGCCCCCTTGTCTACACCACTGACCGTCAAGAGGGGCTATCTTTGATAGACCGGTACTCGGGATGGTGCTGTGACTCCAGGCGGATGGGCCTGGCCAGGAGAGGCGCCATATACATGCACCCGCTCCCCGCCGACCGCGGACGCGAGGTCACGGACGAAGTCATCGACGGCCCTCAATCGGTCGTCTACGATCAGGCCGAGAACCGGCTACACGTCCAGAAGGCGGTCATGGCACTCACCATGGGGGGGCGCCCTTGA
- a CDS encoding thioredoxin domain-containing protein, whose product MKGTGIQWRTWGPEVFEEAARKSKPVLLAIGATWCHWCHVMDRTTYSDPEVARLVEEGFIPVRVDNDRRPEVNRRYNMGGWPTTAFLNAEGAVLTGFTYVPPEQFKRVLRELSDAYARSPEYHHRPYEAGPRHDYGEPAPAAGGVSYEIVKETVAAIEGSFDREHGGFGLQPKFPHAHALDLALEVHARTGNERLLEVVTSTLDNMASGGMYDRVMGGFFRYSTTRDWSVPHFEKMLEDNAHLLRTYAAAYKLTGRQEYRTTAMGILEYLDNTLWRESGGYYGSQDADEGYYALPLEDRRARVAPRVDPAVYANWNAMAASFLIAASRHLDEPALAERAGIVLDTLLEECYAEGKGMRHYSDEGGAKGDGLFEDQIWMCSALLDAHASGAFAAKTGEYLRVARDLLEACLDQYWDEEHGGFHDIAAGLTSGDGAAGALKTRVKSLQDNARAAEVLRRAAFVAGLRTGPEYESWREPAYYLAKAEACLKAFAGSWREYGLIAAPYAAAVLHYLYPVTAEVVGGSDTHAAAEFAGRLSGYFIPGVDVMHGARDGGTAHDGSATPRDSRPAPGGPVDGPAVMVCAGDRCFAPSTSIGEAVETIQAASRLP is encoded by the coding sequence GTGAAGGGCACGGGGATCCAGTGGAGAACGTGGGGGCCGGAGGTTTTCGAGGAGGCCGCGCGGAAATCGAAGCCGGTGCTGCTGGCCATCGGGGCGACATGGTGCCACTGGTGCCACGTGATGGACCGGACGACGTATTCCGACCCCGAAGTGGCGAGGCTGGTGGAAGAGGGTTTCATCCCGGTACGCGTGGACAACGACAGGCGGCCGGAAGTAAACCGCCGGTACAACATGGGTGGCTGGCCCACTACAGCCTTCCTGAACGCGGAGGGAGCCGTGCTCACCGGTTTCACCTACGTGCCCCCCGAGCAGTTCAAACGCGTACTGCGCGAACTGTCGGATGCCTATGCGCGGTCGCCGGAGTATCACCACCGGCCGTATGAAGCAGGGCCCCGGCACGACTACGGCGAGCCTGCCCCCGCCGCTGGCGGCGTGTCCTACGAGATAGTCAAGGAAACGGTGGCCGCAATCGAGGGATCGTTTGATCGCGAACACGGGGGATTCGGTCTTCAGCCCAAGTTCCCTCACGCCCACGCCCTGGACCTCGCGCTCGAGGTGCACGCAAGGACCGGAAACGAGCGCCTGTTGGAGGTTGTCACTTCGACGCTGGACAACATGGCGTCGGGCGGCATGTACGACCGCGTGATGGGAGGGTTCTTCAGGTATTCCACGACGAGGGACTGGTCCGTTCCACACTTTGAGAAGATGCTCGAGGATAACGCCCACCTACTGAGGACGTATGCGGCTGCCTACAAGTTGACCGGAAGGCAGGAGTACCGGACGACCGCCATGGGCATCCTCGAGTATCTCGACAACACGCTGTGGCGCGAATCGGGCGGGTACTACGGCAGCCAGGATGCGGACGAGGGATATTACGCTCTGCCGCTCGAAGACAGGCGGGCGCGCGTCGCCCCACGCGTGGACCCCGCGGTTTACGCGAACTGGAACGCTATGGCGGCGTCGTTCCTCATCGCGGCGTCACGCCACCTTGACGAACCGGCCCTGGCCGAGAGGGCGGGGATCGTTCTCGACACGCTGCTTGAGGAGTGTTACGCGGAGGGGAAGGGCATGCGCCACTACTCAGACGAGGGCGGAGCGAAGGGGGATGGGCTCTTCGAGGACCAGATATGGATGTGTTCCGCGTTGCTGGACGCGCATGCCTCGGGTGCGTTTGCGGCCAAGACCGGCGAATACCTGCGTGTGGCGCGTGACCTGCTCGAGGCCTGCCTGGACCAATACTGGGACGAGGAACACGGTGGATTCCACGACATCGCGGCTGGTCTGACATCCGGTGATGGAGCGGCCGGAGCCCTGAAGACACGCGTGAAGTCGTTGCAGGACAACGCCCGTGCAGCCGAAGTGTTGCGCCGTGCCGCGTTTGTCGCGGGGCTGCGCACTGGACCTGAGTACGAGTCCTGGCGCGAGCCCGCCTATTACCTCGCCAAGGCGGAGGCCTGCTTGAAAGCGTTCGCCGGTTCGTGGCGGGAGTACGGCCTCATCGCGGCTCCGTATGCAGCGGCTGTCCTCCACTACCTGTACCCGGTAACCGCCGAAGTCGTTGGCGGCAGCGACACACACGCTGCCGCGGAGTTCGCCGGCCGGCTGAGCGGGTATTTCATCCCGGGAGTCGACGTGATGCACGGAGCCCGCGATGGCGGCACGGCCCACGATGGCAGCGCTACGCCCCGCGATTCGCGGCCAGCCCCCGGAGGGCCGGTCGACGGGCCGGCCGTGATGGTGTGCGCGGGTGACAGGTGCTTTGCCCCTTCGACCTCCATCGGAGAAGCCGTGGAGACGATCCAGGCCGCTAGCCGGCTACCTTGA
- a CDS encoding YgeY family selenium metabolism-linked hydrolase: MTPAVLRAAGNYSGDMVRFLRDIVAIPSQSCHEGPVVERVLSEMKAIGFDETYSDRIGNAIGRIGSGPLVIMYDAHLDTVGVGDPSAWDYDPYEGKFEDGRVYGLGTVDMKAAMASMAYGGRIIKEMGLDRLYTLYVAGIVQEEDCDGFGSRVFVQNLPRKPDLVVLGEPTNLRICRGHRGRCEIKVVLKGRACHASAPERGENAVYKMAGVLRGIEELQSRLKDDPFLGKGTIAVTRIESKSGSLNVVPDECTTYIDRRLTWGEDSAGAISEIKALPGAEHAHAELLTYEEPSYTGYVERVPKDFPTWITPEDHPTVAAAIRTAELLFGEKPAVDKWVFSTNGVTLAGQLKIPTIGFGPGDEALAHTVNEYVTVEHLVKAAAFYALFPTVISQSLGEA, encoded by the coding sequence GTGACGCCAGCGGTGCTACGGGCGGCCGGGAACTATTCGGGGGATATGGTCCGATTCTTGAGGGACATTGTCGCCATTCCCAGCCAAAGTTGTCACGAGGGGCCGGTCGTTGAACGAGTATTGAGTGAGATGAAGGCGATTGGTTTCGATGAAACGTACAGCGACAGGATAGGGAACGCCATCGGGCGCATCGGGTCCGGACCCCTGGTGATCATGTACGATGCCCACCTGGACACCGTGGGTGTAGGCGATCCTTCCGCCTGGGACTACGACCCGTATGAGGGGAAGTTTGAGGACGGCAGGGTGTACGGCCTGGGCACAGTGGACATGAAGGCGGCCATGGCCTCGATGGCCTACGGGGGGCGTATCATCAAAGAGATGGGCTTGGACCGGCTGTACACGCTCTACGTTGCCGGCATTGTCCAGGAGGAGGATTGCGACGGGTTCGGATCGCGTGTATTTGTCCAGAATCTACCGAGGAAGCCCGACCTTGTGGTGCTCGGCGAACCCACTAACCTGCGCATATGCAGGGGGCATCGTGGTCGCTGCGAGATCAAGGTGGTACTGAAAGGCCGCGCCTGCCACGCCAGCGCACCGGAGCGCGGGGAGAATGCCGTATACAAAATGGCCGGGGTGCTCCGGGGCATCGAGGAGCTGCAGAGCAGGCTCAAAGATGACCCCTTCCTAGGCAAAGGAACGATCGCGGTTACCCGCATCGAGAGTAAATCGGGTTCCCTGAACGTGGTTCCCGACGAGTGTACTACCTACATAGACCGGCGTTTGACCTGGGGGGAGGACAGTGCCGGCGCGATATCGGAGATAAAAGCCCTTCCCGGGGCCGAGCACGCACATGCGGAGCTCTTGACGTACGAGGAGCCCAGTTACACTGGATACGTCGAGAGAGTGCCGAAGGACTTCCCCACATGGATCACGCCCGAAGACCACCCCACCGTGGCGGCGGCGATCCGCACCGCGGAGCTGCTGTTCGGCGAAAAGCCAGCCGTGGACAAGTGGGTGTTCAGCACCAACGGCGTGACCCTGGCCGGACAGCTCAAGATACCGACCATCGGGTTCGGGCCGGGTGACGAGGCGCTGGCGCACACGGTGAACGAGTACGTTACTGTAGAACACCTGGTCAAGGCGGCGGCGTTTTACGCGCTGTTTCCTACGGTAATCAGTCAATCGCTCGGAGAGGCATGA